One Cohnella candidum genomic region harbors:
- a CDS encoding ABC transporter substrate-binding protein codes for MKKLVHSAWALLLVCALVLAACSSNNDGGKSAGESPAGGKNSGGSGAGTVTLTFWTFNELHQKFFESMAEKWNAANPDQKIKLEATTFPYDDNHNKLLVALQSKTGAPDMADIEISKIGNYLKGDPQLVPLNDIVEPEKANLVMSRLDNYAKDGKYYGIDYHVGAQVIYYNKEILDQAGVNADDIKTWDDYEKAGQQVLAKTGKPMTTIETTDQWSYWPLVVQHGSDFLDKDGTVKMNDQANLDVLTYLQKLVKEKVAVAAPGGFHHAEEYYGFMNGGGAASVWMPMWYMGRFTDYMPDLKGKIIIKPMPVFKEGEMRSSGMGGTGTVITNQSKNQEIAKKFLAFAKLSKEGTIEIWKQLGFDPIRSDVWEDPALKETNKFTDYFGTNLWDVLIGVRDEIAPTNIKERTPAVSDVIKTKVMFQAINDLKDPKQVLDEAAASIK; via the coding sequence ATGAAAAAGCTTGTTCATTCCGCTTGGGCATTGCTGCTCGTGTGCGCCCTCGTGCTTGCGGCTTGCAGCAGCAACAATGACGGCGGGAAAAGCGCCGGCGAAAGCCCGGCGGGAGGGAAGAATTCGGGAGGCTCCGGCGCCGGCACGGTCACGCTGACGTTCTGGACGTTTAATGAGCTTCACCAGAAGTTCTTCGAAAGCATGGCGGAGAAATGGAACGCGGCGAATCCGGACCAGAAGATCAAGCTGGAAGCGACCACGTTCCCGTATGACGACAACCACAACAAGCTGCTCGTCGCGCTTCAGTCGAAGACGGGAGCGCCGGACATGGCGGACATCGAGATCAGCAAAATCGGCAACTACCTGAAGGGAGATCCGCAGCTCGTTCCGCTGAACGACATCGTGGAGCCCGAGAAAGCGAATCTGGTCATGTCCCGCCTCGACAACTATGCCAAGGACGGGAAATATTACGGCATCGACTACCACGTGGGAGCCCAAGTGATCTACTACAACAAAGAGATTTTGGATCAGGCAGGCGTCAACGCGGACGATATCAAAACATGGGACGATTACGAGAAAGCCGGCCAGCAAGTGCTGGCCAAAACCGGAAAGCCCATGACGACGATCGAAACGACGGACCAATGGTCTTACTGGCCGCTGGTCGTGCAGCACGGCTCCGACTTCCTCGACAAAGACGGCACCGTGAAAATGAACGATCAGGCGAATTTGGACGTGCTCACGTACCTGCAGAAGCTCGTCAAAGAAAAGGTAGCGGTCGCCGCGCCGGGCGGGTTCCATCACGCGGAAGAGTACTACGGCTTCATGAACGGCGGAGGAGCGGCTTCCGTATGGATGCCGATGTGGTACATGGGACGTTTCACGGACTACATGCCGGATCTCAAAGGCAAGATCATTATCAAGCCGATGCCGGTCTTCAAGGAAGGCGAAATGAGATCGTCGGGCATGGGCGGCACGGGAACGGTCATCACCAACCAATCCAAAAACCAGGAAATCGCGAAGAAATTCCTGGCGTTCGCCAAGCTCTCGAAGGAGGGCACGATTGAGATCTGGAAGCAGCTCGGCTTCGACCCGATCCGCTCCGACGTATGGGAAGATCCCGCGCTGAAGGAAACGAACAAATTCACCGACTATTTCGGCACGAACCTGTGGGACGTTCTGATCGGCGTGCGCGACGAAATCGCTCCGACCAACATCAAGGAGAGAACGCCGGCGGTGTCCGACGTGATCAAAACCAAAGTGATGTTCCAAGCGATCAACGACCTGAAAGATCCGAAGCAGGTGCTTGACGAAGCGGCGGCCAGCATCAAGTAA
- a CDS encoding ArsR/SmtB family transcription factor, with protein MIYIKDLMSGVNIFKALSSEIRIQILELLANNRSLNLNDIATKLNLSNGAITMHIKKLEESGLIEINTVGGKHGIQKICYLNEERLMVDLRSKEIGNLYEVEIKVGHYSNYHALPTCGLATKDSIIGDFDEPRYFADPMRIDSEIIWLSEGFLEYKIPNYLKSNQTFTEIQFSMELGSEAPGFNNNYPSDIHFFLNNKEIGLWTSPGDFGDVRGTFNPDWWPPHLNQYGMLKLIRINSEGSYIDGCRISDVTLQDIGLDYRSDINFRIAVTEKSANKRGLTIFGKSFGNYSQDLLVRALYAVQDDKRG; from the coding sequence ATGATCTATATCAAGGATCTCATGTCGGGGGTTAACATCTTCAAAGCGCTGAGCTCGGAGATCCGGATTCAAATCCTCGAACTGCTCGCGAATAACCGAAGCCTCAACCTGAACGACATCGCGACCAAGCTGAACCTCAGCAACGGAGCGATCACCATGCACATCAAAAAGCTCGAGGAAAGCGGCCTGATCGAGATCAACACCGTCGGCGGCAAGCACGGCATCCAAAAAATCTGCTACCTCAACGAAGAGAGGCTGATGGTGGATTTACGGAGCAAAGAGATCGGCAACCTGTACGAGGTGGAGATCAAGGTCGGCCATTACAGCAACTACCACGCCTTGCCGACCTGCGGACTGGCCACGAAGGACAGCATCATCGGGGATTTCGACGAGCCTCGGTATTTCGCCGACCCGATGCGCATCGACTCGGAAATCATCTGGCTGTCGGAGGGTTTCCTGGAATACAAAATCCCGAACTACCTCAAATCCAACCAGACCTTCACCGAAATCCAATTTTCGATGGAACTCGGCTCCGAAGCGCCCGGCTTCAACAACAACTACCCTTCGGACATCCATTTCTTCCTGAACAACAAGGAGATCGGCTTGTGGACGAGTCCGGGCGACTTCGGAGACGTTCGGGGCACGTTCAACCCGGATTGGTGGCCGCCGCATTTGAACCAGTACGGCATGCTGAAGCTCATCCGGATCAACAGCGAGGGCAGTTACATCGACGGCTGCCGGATTTCCGACGTCACGCTTCAGGACATCGGGCTCGACTACCGGAGCGACATCAATTTCCGGATCGCCGTCACCGAGAAATCCGCGAACAAACGGGGATTGACGATTTTCGGCAAAAGCTTCGGCAACTACAGCCAGGATCTGCTCGTGCGGGCGCTCTACGCCGTGCAGGATGACAAGCGGGGCTAA